The following proteins come from a genomic window of Aspergillus luchuensis IFO 4308 DNA, chromosome 3, nearly complete sequence:
- the NDE1_1 gene encoding alternative NADH-dehydrogenase (COG:C;~EggNog:ENOG410PIYA;~InterPro:IPR036188,IPR023753;~PFAM:PF07992,PF00070;~TransMembrane:1 (i76-97o);~go_function: GO:0016491 - oxidoreductase activity [Evidence IEA];~go_process: GO:0055114 - oxidation-reduction process [Evidence IEA]), with protein MVGSTLAIRSKMASPSAAMQLSSLSRRSLSTRPQILRSARPLRQQQFQRSARRSYADAAPAAPTPKPKKRFRFLRWTWRLTWLSTIGAAGALAYSVYELRHPAEQIKPDPTKKTLVILGTGWGTVSLLKKLDTENYNVVVISPRNYFLFTPLLPSCTTGLIEHRSIMEPIRNILRQKTAHVNFYEAEATKIDYEKRVVYISDDSEIKGDISHTEVPFDMLVVGVGAENATFGIPGVRENSCFLKEVDDAQKIRKRIMDCIETAMFKDQTEDEVKRLLHMVVVGGGPTGVEFAGELQDFFEDDLKKWVPEIQENFKVTLVEALPNVLPMFSKQLIDYTESTFKEEKISIRAKTMVKNVTDKYIEAMVTNPDGSKSIERIPYGLLVWATGNAVRPVVRDLMNQLPAQKDSRRGLAVNEYLVVNGAENVWAVGDCAITNYAPTAQVASQEGAFLARLFNTMAKTEAIEQELKQLSDAQAQAKGEERDQVFDAIRERQKQLRRTKQIGPFQYSHQGSMAYIGKERAVADISWLSGNIASGGTMTYLFWRSAYLSMCFSTRNRVLVAVDWIKAKLFGRDVSRE; from the exons ATGGTTGGAAGTACGCTGGCGATCCGCTCCAAGAtggcctctccctccgccgCTATGCAGTTGTCGTCGCTGTCGCGCAGGTCGCTCTCGACGCGACCCCAGATTCTTCGTTCCGCACGTCCCTTGAGACAGCAGCAATTCCAGCGCTCTGCTCGTCGCTCCTACGCCGATGCTGCGCCCGCTGCCCCGACccccaagcccaagaagcGCTTCAGGTTCTTGCGCTGGACCTGGCGTCTGACCTGGCTCTCCACTATCGGTGCGGCCGGTGCTCTGGCCTACAGTGTCTATGAATTGCGCCACCCCGCCGAGCAGATCAAGCCTGatccgacgaagaagaccctTGTTATCCTGG GTACCGGATGGGGTACTGTCTCCCTTCTGAAGAAGCTCGACACTGAGAACTACAATGTTGTCGTCATCTCTCCCCGCAACTACTTCCTTTtcactcctctcctcccctcctgcaCGACTGGTCTGATTGAGCACCGCTCCATCATGGAGCCGATCCGTAACATCCTCCGTCAGAAGACCGCCCACGTGAACTTCtacgaagccgaagccaCCAAGATTGATTACGAGAAGCGTGTCGTGTACATCAGCGATGACTCTGAGATCAAGGGAGACATCTCCCACACCGAGGTGCCCTTCGACATGCTCGTCGTCGGTGTCGGTGCTGAAAACGCAACCTTCG GTATCCCCGGTGTCCGGGAGAACTCCTGCTTCCTGAAGGAGGTCGACGATGCTCAGAAGATCCGCAAGCGCATCATGGACTGCATTGAGACTGCTATGTTCAAGGACCAGACTGAAGACGAAGTCAAGCGTCTTCTCCAcatggttgtggttggtggtggcccGACTGGTGTCGAGTTCGCCGGTGAGCTGCAGGACTTCTTCGAGGATGACTTGAAGAAGTGGGTTCCTGAAATCCAGGAGAACTTCAAGGTCACCCTCGTCGAAGCTCTGCCCAACGTCCTTCCCATGTTCTCCAAGCAGCTTATCGACTACACTGAATCGACcttcaaggaggagaagatctctATCCGCGCTAAGACTATGGTCAAGAACGTCACCGACAAGTACATCGAGGCCATGGTCACCAACCCTGATGGATCCAAGTCCATCGAGCGTATTCCCTACGGTCTGCTGGTCTGGGCTACCGGTAACGCTGTTCGCCCCGTTGTCCGCGATCTGATGAACCAGCTCCCTGCCCAGAAGGACTCGCGTCGTGGTCTTGCTGTGAACGAGTACCTCGTCGTGAACGGCGCTGAGAACGTCTGGGCCGTTGGTGACTGTGCTATTACCAACTACGCCCCTACCGCCCAGGTTGCCAGTCAGGAGGGTGCTTTCCTTGCCCGTCTTTTCAACACCATGGCCAAGACCGAGGCTATCGAGCAGGAGCTGAAGCAGCTGTCTGATGCCCAGGCCCAGGCTAAGGGTGAGGAGCGTGACCAGGTCTTTGACGCGATCCGCGAACGCCAGAAGCAGCTGCGGAGAACCAAGCAGATTGGTCCCTTCCAGTACTCTCACCAGGGTAGCATGGCTTACATCGGAAAGGAGCGCGCTGTTGCGGACATCAGCTGGCTGAGCGGCAACATCGCCAGTGGTGGTACCATGACCTACCTCTTCTGGCGCAGTGCTTACCTGAGCATGTGCTTCAGCA CTCGCAACCGTGTCCTGGTCGCCGTCGACTGGATTAAGGCCAAGCTGTTTGGCCGCGACGTCTCTCGGGAGTAA
- the MGM1 gene encoding dynamin-related GTPase MGM1 (BUSCO:EOG09260KUC;~COG:U;~EggNog:ENOG410PFSZ;~InterPro:IPR019762,IPR030381,IPR027417,IPR001401, IPR000375,IPR022812,IPR020850;~PFAM:PF00350,PF01031,PF01926;~TransMembrane:1 (i77-97o);~go_function: GO:0003924 - GTPase activity [Evidence IEA];~go_function: GO:0005525 - GTP binding [Evidence IEA]): MSGRILSHRLVPLLRTGLLARHVHNAAARTGGLLRSDGSAALRGRAWPVGANAIHNNVPAVRAISFHRILPKLAIKLVRLPAMLGGATVAGLAYFQYQATQAGNYAIDLFKRAGETAGDAASSLFTEIQGIAEQTQRGWQRTTDAVELPEWLQSIISPNEEPQSDNGGPGGKRPKESRLGAAAAGATTAGAFGYDESNEEDTRSERKIAEDDQMMLLTRKMIEIRNILQTVGQSNTLTLPSIVVIGSQSSGKSSVLEAIVGHEFLPKGTNMVTRRPIELTLVNTPNAQAEYGEFPALGLGKITDFSQIQRTLTDLNLAVPERDCVSDDPIQLSIYSPHVPDLSLIDLPGYIQVAGHDQPPELKQKISDLCDKYIQAPNVILAISAADVDLANSTALRASRRVDPRGERTIGVITKMDLVDPERGYNVLSDKKYPLRLGYVGVVSRIPQTTALFSRGSGNITGAIMKNEHAYFSAHPSEFGSQSDVSVGVSTLRTKLMHVLEQTMASSLAGTRDAISQELEEATYEFKVQYNDRPLSAESYLAESLDSFKHSFKAFAESFGRPQVREMLKNELDQRVMDILAQRYWNKPIDDLSAPLPELDPLSDLAKADPESLYWHRKLDASTSSLTKLGIGRLATTVVANAIQTHVDRLIANSTFATHPYAQKQIVDACNSILNDRFFSTSDQVENCIKPFKFEIEVEDPEWAKGRENVSKVLKEELRACETAFKRLEDSIGRRKLKDVMSLVDKVRKGEVFLEGDGAGGAGGFSSALLARGRESVFLRDRADLIKMRLLAVRSKQCSSKKNKYYCPEVFLDVVADKLTSTAVLFLNVELLSEFYYNFPRELDMRLGRHLSDAEVERFAREDPRIRNHLDVIRKKELLELALQKIESIRQLDGRERKNRNSDRPVGNREQRNRGWNLF, translated from the exons ATGAGCGGGAGAATCCTCTCCCATCGTCTTGTTCCGCTATTGCGGACCGGTCTTCTGGCCCGCCATGTTCATAATGCTGCCGCCAGGACCGGCGGTCTTCTTCGCTCCGATGGCAGCGCCGCTCTACGTGGCCGGGCCTGGCCAGTAGGTGCGAATGCGATTCACAATAACGTGCCTGCTGTGCGGGCAATCTCCTTTCACCGGATACTCCCTAAGCTCGCCATCAAGCTGGTACGGCTGCCGGCTATGCTTGGGGGTGCTACGGTAGCGGGGCTAGCTTATTTCCAGTACCAAGCTACAC AGGCAGGAAATTATGCTATCGATCTTTTCAAACGTGCGGGGGAAACAGCGGGAGATGCAGCTTCGAGCTTGTTCACGGAAATTCAGGGCATTGCCGAACAGACACAACGCGGATGGCAAAGAACGACTGATGCCGTGGAACTTCCGGAATGGTTGCAGAGTATTATAAGTCCCAACGAAGAACCTCAGTCCGATAATGGTGGCCCAGGAGGAAAACGCCCAAAGGAGAGTCGTCTCGGTGCGGCGGCAGCTGGTGCTACTACTGCCGGAGCTTTCGGTTACGATGAGTCTAATGAGGAGGACACTCGGTCGGAAAGAAAGATTGCGGAGGATGACCAGATGATGCTTCTTACACGGAAGATGATCGAGATCAGGAACATCCTGCAGACCGTCGGCCAGTCGAATACCCTGACGCTCCCGTCAATCGTGGTTATCGGGTCTCAGTCTTCGGGCAAGAGCTCCGTACTCGAGGCTATTGTTGGACATGAATTCCTTCCGAAAGGCACGAACATGGTTACCCGGCGGCCGATCGAGCTGACTCTGGTCAACACACCGAATGCGCAAGCTGAATATGGAGAGTTCCCGGCTCTTGGGTTAGGGAAGATCACCGACTTTTCTCAGATTCAACGGACTTTGACGGATTTGAACTTGGCCGTTCCGGAGAGGGACTGTGTTTCCGATGACCCTATTCAGCTCTCTATTTACTCTCCTCACGTTCCTGACCTCTCTCTCATCGACCTTCCGGGCTACATCCAAGTTGCTGGGCACGACCAACCCCCTGAGTTGAAACAGAAAATCTCCGATCTCTGCGACAAGTACATCCAAGCACCGAATGTCATTCTCGCCATTTCCGCCGCCGATGTCGATTTGGCCAACTCCACTGCTCTTAGAGCCAGCCGCAGGGTAGATCCCAGAGGTGAGAGGACGATTGGAGTTATAACGAAGATGGACCTTGTTGATCCCGAACGCGGCTACAACGTTCTCTCCGATAAGAAGTACCCTCTCCGCCTGGGCTACGTTGGTGTGGTTAGCCGTATTCCCCAAACAACAGCACTTTTCTCCAGAGGCAGCGGAAATATCACCGGAGCCATCATGAAGAATGAACACGCCTATTTCTCTGCTCACCCGTCGGAGTTTGGTTCACAGTCGGACGTTTCTGTCGGTGTTTCGACTTTGCGCACAAAGCTCATGCATGTTCTCGAGCAGACGATGGCATCAAGCCTAGCGGGTACTAGGGATGCAATCAGTCAGGAGCTTGAAGAGGCAACCTATGAGTTCAAGGTTCAATATAACGATCGTCCTCTGAGTGCAGAGTCTTATCTGGCGGAGAGCTTGGACAGCTTCAAGCACTCGTTCAAGGCATTTGCTGAAAGCTTCGGCCGCCCTCAGGTCCGCGAAATGCTCAAGAACGAGCTTGATCAGCGGGTAATGGACATTCTGGCACAAAGGTATTGGAACAAGCCGATAGACGATCTGTCTGCTCCGCTACCAGAACTGGATCCGCTCAGTGACCTTGCCAAAGCTGATCCGGAGTCACTGTACTGGCACCGCAAGCTCGATGCTTCGACATCTTCCCTGACGAAGTTGGGAATCGGTCGACTTGCCACTACAGTTGTTGCCAACGCGATTCAGACTCATGTCGATCGCTTGATCGCCAACTCTACCTTTGCCACGCATCCGTACGCTCAAAAGCAGATCGTCGATGCGTGCAATAGTATCTTGAACGATCGATTCTTCAGCACTAGCGATCAAGTTGAAAACTGCATCAAACCTTTTAAGTTTGAGATTGAGGTCGAGGACCCGGAATGGGccaagggaagggaaaacgTCAGCAAAGTCCTCAAGGAGGAACTCAGAGCGTGCGAGACGGCCTTCAAGCGCCTCGAAGACTCCATCGGACGACGCAAACTGAAGGACGTCATGTCATTGGTCGACAAGGTGCGAAAGGGCGAGGTCTTCCTGGAAGGTGACGGCgctggcggtgctggtggaTTCAGCTCCGCCTTGCTGGCCCGAG GCCGCGAGAGCGTCTTCCTCCGTGACCGGGCTGACCTTATCAAAATGCGGCTCCTCGCCGTTCGCTCCAAGCAATGCTCCTCCAAAAAGAACAAATACTACTGTCCGGAGGTCTTCCTCGACGTTGTCGCCGACAAGCTCACCTCCACTgccgtcctcttcctcaacgtTGAACTCCTCTCCGAATTCTACTACAATTTCCCCCGCGAGCTCGACATGCGTCTAGGCCGTCACCTCTCCGACGCCGAAGTCGAGCGATTCGCCCGCGAAGACCCGCGCATCCGGAACCACCTGGACGTTATCAGAAAGAAGGAACTTCTTGAGTTAGCCCTCCAGAAGATCGAAAGTATCCGTCAACTCGACGGACGTGAAAGGAAGAACAGAAACTCAGATCGCCCTGTAGGTAACCGGGAACAGAGGAATCGTGGCTGGAACCTGTTCTGA